The following nucleotide sequence is from Candidatus Cloacimonadota bacterium.
TATTTCATCTTTGTTATCGAAACCGAACATTTTTAGAAAAGCAGGATTTACTTCAATGAATTTACCTTTTGCACCGGCTGTAGTCCTATAAACTCCGACATTCAAATTATCTGTTAAGGATTTGAATTTTTCCAAGGATTCGATATGTGCTTTATCTAATGCTTTTTTTTCAGTTATATCCCTGGTAAGAATGAGTACGGAATTTTCATCGAAAACAGTAAAACGAGCTTCAAAGTATCTTAACTCATTACTTATGGGAAGTTCATATTCAAAGGACATGATTTTGCCAGTATTAAGGACTTCTTTTGTCAAATCAATCGTTTTTACAGCAATATTTTTCGGTAAAATATCAGTAATTTTTTCATTAATAAAATTTTCCGGTCTGGAGTATAGTAAATCATTTTTCGGAGCATGATAATCAAGGAAAATACCATTTTTATCGAGATGAAAAAGTATATCCGGCAGGGCATTTAAGACAGCCTGATTTTTTAATTCATCCTTTTGATAATGCTGCCTACTTTTTTTGAGTTTCCTGTTTTCTTCTTTTAAGGTGTTTAATTCTATCAGTAGCTGTTCTTTTGTTTTTTCCTGATCAAGCATTCATACTCCTCCAACTTTATTCACCAATAATCTTTACTAATACCCGTTTCCTTCTTTTTCCATCAAATTCACCGTAAAATATCTGTTCCCAGGATCCAAAATCCAGTTTTCCGTTGGTAATGGCAACGACAACTTCTCGACCCATGATCGTTCTTTTCAAGTGCGCATCTGCATTGTCTTCAAAACCATTATGCTGGTATTGGGAATAAGGCTTTTCCGGAGCAAGTTTTTCCAGCCATCTTTCATAATCATGATGCAGACCTTTCTCATCGTCATTGATAAAAACACTCGCTGTGATGTGCATGGCATTTACCAGGCATAAACCTTCCTGTACTCCGCTTTCTTTTAAACAAACATCGACATCCGGAGTAATATTGATCAATTGCCTGCGGGAATGTGTGTTGAACCAGAGTTCTTTTCTGTATGATTTCATGATTTCTCCTGTAAAACAATTTGCCAAATTGTTAATTTTTACATCTAAAACAAGATTGTTTTAGTTACTGTATCACAATCAATACTGGTTGTGAATGTAGCACAGAATTGCATTCTGTAAAAAAATACAATTCCTCAAATATATAATGAAGATTCACATTTTTCAAAAATGTGTTACATCACCAATCCGTCAAAATATGCGATCAGTTTTTTCCTCAAACTTTTCCTGATCTTTTTATCGATCGTTCTGATCGCTCTTTCCTGTGCTTCAAAATAGGTTGTGTGTCCTTCTTTGCCTTTTTCAAAAAGAGAAACTATTGTATTTCCTGCTCTATCATTGATCTTCAAATTAAAATTATACCTGACGAACTTAAAATCGTCATCTCTTTTCAAATCAGTATTTTCAAACAAAACATCGCTTTCAACATTAAGAACACCATTTTCCGAGATAATAAATCCAAGATCGGTCAGCATTGATTCGACTGCAATTCTAATTTTATTATCTGGATCATTTTGGATATTTATGCTGAATCCAACCTGTTTTGCCAATTCCGCTGCTTCCTTGATAATATCTTGATAATTATATTTCAGTTCGAGAAATTCCTTTGTGTCCGGAGAAATAATATTTAGTTGATCTAACAAAATTTCATTATTCAAAGCAATTACGGAAGCAGCATTCATAGCCGCATATTTAACCAAAATATCGCTTGCTTCTTTGCTTTGTTTGAAAAAATATTCTATCCGCTCTGCATTCTTATTGATCTTTTCTTCGTAGATCTCACCGGTTTCAAACCGTTTCAGATAAGCAAGAGCATGAACACGACCGAGATTGTCTGTATAGCTGTCTGCGAACTGGATATTATAAAGAGTCTGTTCGGACTTGATATTGACATTTTTATTCACATCGAAGTCATCTTCGGTTGTGGTTTTATTATCGATGGTCAGTTCGCGGTATCTTTGTTTAGTCGTTTCTTCAGCTTTGATCTTTGATTCGAAAATTTTGGAAAGATTGGCAGCAGCCATATTCTCCGCATCATTCCAGGAATCTCCCTCCCCGATGGCTGTCAAATATAATTGTTCCGAATACTTTGCTTTGGGATTATCCATCCAGACAGGTCTTGAGCTTGTTTCCTTTTTACTTTTTGCCTGTACTGCACAGGAAATGACTATAAAAAATACAAGCAGAATAAAAATCGTCTTTTTCATCTTTATCTCCATTTTCTTTCTTGTTATTTCTCGATCCTACACTCCTGCGAGGGAATGCTTTCTTCTAATGCTCTACTTTGATGAGTAATCAGAACAATCCGTCAAAAGCCGGACTAAAGGTTCCGGGCTACAATTAATCCAGATAATACGATTCGAGCAAATTCAATTTGTCAGCTTTAAATTCTTTTTCTCCCAGATCATCGGTAAAAAGGAGCGTATTGTTATCAGAATAATATTCGATCTTGATATGATGGATCCCGGGTTCGACTAACAACTCCTTAATTAGAGCTTTGGAAGGGAAAAAGCGAGAGATCCGCAGGTCGGCATTTTCCGTTGCATCAACCAGAGCATCGGTAGCCAGTCGAGCTGCAAAACCGAGAATATTATTATTTATCTTTGCTTCCATTTCCTGTTTTCGCTTTTCTGCAAACAAACCTT
It contains:
- a CDS encoding YjbQ family protein; translation: MKSYRKELWFNTHSRRQLINITPDVDVCLKESGVQEGLCLVNAMHITASVFINDDEKGLHHDYERWLEKLAPEKPYSQYQHNGFEDNADAHLKRTIMGREVVVAITNGKLDFGSWEQIFYGEFDGKRRKRVLVKIIGE
- a CDS encoding PAS domain-containing protein, with product MLDQEKTKEQLLIELNTLKEENRKLKKSRQHYQKDELKNQAVLNALPDILFHLDKNGIFLDYHAPKNDLLYSRPENFINEKITDILPKNIAVKTIDLTKEVLNTGKIMSFEYELPISNELRYFEARFTVFDENSVLILTRDITEKKALDKAHIESLEKFKSLTDNLNVGVYRTTAGAKGKFIEVNPAFLKMFGFDNKDEI